In Streptomyces seoulensis, the following are encoded in one genomic region:
- a CDS encoding PaaX family transcriptional regulator C-terminal domain-containing protein — protein sequence MINVSEQHAPRSLIVTLYGAYGRSVPGPVPVAELIRLLAAVGVDAPSVRSSVSRLKRRGLLLPARTAGGAAGYELSAEAHRLLVADDRRIHAGAPAEDAGWVLAVFSVPESERQKRHVLRSRLAALGFGAAAPGVWIAPARLHEEARHTLERLGLDGYVDLFRGDHLGFAPTVEAVGRWWDLPAIAGEHERFLAAHAPVLRAWEDRPDTPAEDAYRDYLLALDSWRRLPGTDPGLPARLLPADWPGARSARVFRALHERLRDAGAAFVGV from the coding sequence ATGATCAACGTGTCCGAGCAGCACGCCCCCAGGTCCCTCATCGTCACGCTGTACGGCGCCTACGGCCGGTCCGTACCGGGCCCGGTGCCCGTCGCCGAGCTGATCCGGCTGCTGGCCGCGGTCGGGGTGGACGCGCCCTCGGTGCGCTCCTCGGTGTCCCGGCTGAAGCGGCGCGGCCTGCTGCTGCCGGCCCGCACCGCCGGGGGCGCGGCGGGGTACGAGCTGTCGGCGGAGGCGCACCGGCTGCTGGTCGCGGACGACCGCCGTATCCACGCCGGCGCGCCCGCCGAGGACGCGGGGTGGGTGCTCGCGGTGTTCTCGGTGCCCGAGTCGGAGCGGCAGAAGCGGCATGTGCTGCGGTCCCGGCTGGCCGCGCTGGGCTTCGGCGCGGCGGCTCCGGGGGTGTGGATAGCCCCGGCCCGGCTGCACGAGGAGGCCCGGCACACGCTGGAGCGGCTGGGTCTGGACGGCTATGTGGATCTCTTCCGGGGCGATCATCTGGGGTTCGCCCCGACCGTGGAGGCGGTCGGCCGCTGGTGGGACCTGCCGGCCATCGCCGGGGAGCACGAGCGGTTCCTCGCGGCGCACGCGCCGGTGCTGCGCGCCTGGGAGGACCGGCCGGACACCCCGGCCGAGGACGCCTACCGGGACTATCTGCTGGCCCTGGACTCCTGGCGCAGGCTGCCCGGCACCGACCCCGGTCTGCCGGCCCGGCTGCTGCCCGCCGACTGGCCGGGGGCGCGCTCGGCGCGGGTGTTCCGGGCGCTG
- a CDS encoding DUF6299 family protein — protein MPVRPVLAATLGGAALLCALAAPAAAAPGESVTVDSTARLAADGTVTLSGTYRCLPGTGPVFVSSSVSQADPRVRHGIGGSAARCDGVEHRWANSGKVSAETLTAGAAHVQANVMELRPSGLVPLPVFHATRDRDIKLVRS, from the coding sequence ATGCCCGTACGTCCCGTCCTCGCCGCCACCCTCGGCGGCGCCGCCCTGTTGTGCGCCCTCGCCGCTCCGGCCGCCGCGGCCCCCGGCGAGAGCGTCACCGTCGACTCCACCGCCCGCCTCGCCGCCGACGGCACCGTGACGCTGTCCGGCACCTACCGCTGTCTGCCCGGCACCGGGCCGGTCTTCGTCAGCTCCTCCGTCAGCCAGGCCGACCCGCGCGTCCGGCACGGCATCGGAGGCAGCGCAGCCCGCTGCGACGGCGTCGAGCACCGGTGGGCGAACTCCGGGAAGGTCTCCGCGGAGACGCTCACGGCGGGCGCGGCCCATGTCCAGGCCAACGTGATGGAGCTGCGGCCGAGCGGGCTGGTGCCGCTGCCCGTGTTCCACGCCACCCGGGACCGGGACATCAAGCTCGTCCGGAGCTGA
- a CDS encoding LLM class F420-dependent oxidoreductase: MVRIGYTMMTEQAGPRELVEHVVRAEEAGFDFSVTSDHYFPWLRSQGHAPYAWSVLGAAAQATSRIPLMTYVTCPTFRYHPAVVAQKAATLQLLSGGRFRLGLGSGENLNEHVVGQGWPAVDVRHEMLEEAVEIIHALFEGGHVTYHGKHYDVESAKLWDVPEPPPPIGIAVSGEQSCALAGHLADLVIATEPKKDLLESFERHGGTGRPSVGQLPVCFDPDRDAAIRRAHDQFRWFGLGWKVNSELPGPDSFEQTTQFVTEDDVASAIPCGDDPEAFVEAVRPYAEAGFTEVALVQIGGPTQPAFIDWSEKTLLPALRNAFG; this comes from the coding sequence ATGGTGCGAATCGGGTACACGATGATGACCGAGCAGGCCGGGCCGCGTGAGCTGGTGGAGCATGTCGTGCGGGCCGAGGAGGCGGGGTTCGACTTCTCCGTGACGTCGGACCACTACTTCCCGTGGCTGCGCTCGCAGGGCCACGCGCCGTACGCGTGGAGCGTCCTCGGCGCGGCCGCGCAGGCCACCTCGCGGATTCCGCTGATGACGTACGTGACCTGCCCGACCTTCCGCTATCACCCGGCGGTGGTGGCGCAGAAGGCGGCGACCCTGCAACTGCTGTCCGGGGGCCGCTTCCGGCTCGGGCTGGGCTCCGGGGAGAACCTCAACGAGCATGTGGTGGGCCAGGGCTGGCCCGCGGTGGACGTGCGGCACGAGATGCTGGAAGAGGCGGTGGAGATCATCCACGCCCTGTTCGAGGGCGGCCACGTCACCTACCACGGCAAGCACTACGACGTGGAGTCGGCCAAGTTGTGGGACGTGCCCGAGCCGCCGCCGCCCATCGGCATCGCCGTCTCCGGCGAGCAGTCCTGCGCGCTGGCCGGGCACCTCGCCGATCTGGTCATCGCCACGGAGCCGAAGAAGGACCTGCTGGAGTCGTTCGAGCGGCACGGTGGCACGGGCAGGCCCAGCGTGGGCCAGCTCCCGGTCTGCTTCGACCCCGACCGGGACGCCGCGATCCGGCGCGCCCACGACCAGTTCCGCTGGTTCGGCCTGGGCTGGAAGGTCAACTCCGAGCTGCCGGGCCCGGATTCCTTCGAGCAGACGACCCAGTTCGTCACCGAGGACGACGTGGCCTCCGCGATCCCCTGCGGCGACGACCCGGAAGCCTTCGTGGAGGCCGTACGCCCCTACGCGGAGGCCGGGTTCACCGAGGTGGCCCTGGTGCAGATCGGCGGCCCGACCCAGCCGGCCTTCATCGACTGGTCGGAGAAGACGCTGCTGCCCGCGCTGCGGAACGCCTTCGGCTGA
- a CDS encoding phosphocholine-specific phospholipase C, with amino-acid sequence MPDVSRRRFLQIAAGSAAATRLSEGIARAASIGPAVGTGTLADVEHVVVLMQENRSFDHYFGTLRGVRGFGDPRPLGLPSGKSVFHQADGSGRETLPFRPDADRLGMQFIQDLDHSWAGTHAAFDGGLYDKWIPAKSTTTMAYLTRADIPYHYALADAFTVCDAYHCSMLSSTDPNRYYMYTGYSGNDGKGGGPVLGNEETGYSWTTFPEILQQAGVSWKVYQDTGTGLDAAGGWGWTGDAFIGNYGDNSLLFFNQYRDAKPGDPLYDRARTGTRATSGDGYFDRLRADVTAGTLPQVSWIAAPEAFSEHPNWPANYGAWYISQVLDALTSNPDVWSRTALLLTYDENDGFFDHVVPPFPPSSAARGLSTADVTSELYGGSAGYAAGPYGLGPRVPMLVISPWSTGGWVCSQTFDHTSIVQFIEKRFGVRNPHVSPWRRAVCGDLTSAFDFSRGNSAAPGLPDTSGYRPPNHANPGNYVPKPPAAGALPKQERGTRSARALPYDLAVDTKGVGGRMQFTFAALGAAGAAFHVTSATRTDGPWPYTVEAGKSLTDSWALPGTRYDFSVSGLNGFLRRQAGTNSAVGPEVTARHDNSAGQVTLTFANAGSAAVTFTATDAYAPAQHYTYTVEPGASRVVKGWGVAAGNRWYDVTVTASTDSAFVRRFAGHVETGAPSTSDPATATV; translated from the coding sequence GTGCCCGATGTCAGTCGTCGCAGGTTTTTGCAGATTGCCGCGGGGAGCGCGGCTGCCACGCGGTTGTCCGAGGGGATCGCGCGGGCCGCGAGCATCGGGCCCGCGGTGGGGACGGGGACGCTCGCCGATGTCGAGCATGTCGTCGTGCTGATGCAGGAGAACCGGTCGTTCGACCACTACTTCGGCACGCTGCGGGGGGTGCGGGGGTTCGGGGACCCACGGCCGCTCGGGCTGCCGTCGGGGAAGAGCGTGTTCCACCAGGCCGACGGGTCGGGGCGCGAGACGCTGCCGTTCCGGCCGGACGCCGACCGGCTCGGGATGCAGTTCATCCAGGATCTGGACCACAGCTGGGCGGGCACGCACGCGGCGTTCGACGGGGGTCTCTACGACAAGTGGATTCCCGCCAAGTCCACGACGACGATGGCTTACCTGACCCGTGCGGACATTCCGTACCATTACGCGCTGGCGGACGCGTTCACCGTCTGCGACGCGTACCACTGCTCGATGCTGAGTTCCACCGACCCGAACCGTTACTACATGTACACCGGTTATTCCGGTAACGACGGCAAGGGCGGCGGGCCGGTGCTCGGGAATGAGGAAACCGGGTATTCCTGGACCACGTTCCCGGAGATCCTCCAGCAGGCGGGCGTTTCCTGGAAGGTGTACCAGGACACCGGCACCGGGCTGGACGCGGCGGGCGGCTGGGGCTGGACCGGCGACGCGTTCATCGGCAACTACGGTGACAACTCACTGCTGTTCTTCAACCAGTACCGCGACGCCAAGCCCGGCGACCCCCTCTACGACCGGGCCCGCACCGGCACCAGGGCGACGAGCGGCGACGGCTACTTCGACCGCCTGCGCGCCGACGTGACCGCCGGAACCCTCCCCCAGGTCTCCTGGATCGCCGCCCCCGAAGCCTTCAGCGAGCACCCCAACTGGCCCGCCAACTACGGCGCCTGGTACATCTCCCAGGTCCTGGACGCGCTCACCTCCAACCCGGACGTCTGGAGCCGTACCGCGCTGCTGCTGACCTACGACGAGAACGACGGCTTCTTCGACCACGTCGTCCCGCCCTTCCCGCCCTCCTCCGCCGCGCGCGGGCTGTCCACCGCCGATGTGACGAGCGAGCTGTACGGCGGCTCGGCCGGGTACGCGGCAGGGCCGTACGGGCTCGGCCCGCGCGTGCCCATGCTGGTCATCTCGCCCTGGAGCACCGGGGGTTGGGTCTGTTCGCAGACCTTCGACCACACCTCGATCGTGCAGTTCATCGAGAAGCGGTTCGGGGTGCGCAACCCCCATGTCTCACCCTGGCGGCGCGCGGTGTGCGGTGACCTCACCTCGGCCTTCGACTTCTCCCGGGGCAACTCCGCCGCGCCCGGCCTGCCCGACACCAGCGGGTACCGGCCGCCGAACCACGCCAACCCCGGCAACTACGTGCCCAAGCCCCCGGCCGCCGGCGCGCTGCCCAAGCAGGAGCGCGGGACGCGGAGCGCGCGGGCGCTGCCGTACGACCTGGCCGTGGACACCAAGGGGGTCGGCGGGCGGATGCAGTTCACGTTCGCCGCGCTGGGTGCCGCCGGGGCCGCGTTCCACGTCACCTCGGCCACCCGCACCGACGGCCCCTGGCCGTACACCGTCGAGGCGGGCAAGAGCCTGACCGACAGCTGGGCGCTGCCGGGCACCCGTTACGACTTCTCCGTGTCCGGCCTCAACGGCTTCCTGCGCCGCCAGGCCGGCACCAACTCCGCCGTCGGCCCCGAGGTCACCGCCCGGCACGACAACTCCGCCGGACAGGTCACCCTCACCTTCGCCAACGCGGGCAGCGCCGCCGTCACCTTCACCGCCACCGACGCCTACGCCCCGGCCCAGCACTACACGTACACCGTCGAGCCCGGCGCCTCCCGCGTCGTCAAGGGCTGGGGCGTGGCCGCGGGGAACCGCTGGTACGACGTGACGGTCACCGCGAGCACCGACTCCGCCTTCGTACGCCGCTTCGCCGGACACGTCGAGACGGGCGCCCCCAGCACGAGCGACCCGGCGACCGCCACGGTGTGA
- a CDS encoding helix-turn-helix domain-containing protein, with product MSDDYLVRIGKLIRDARQHRGWTQAQLADALGTSQSAVNRIERGNQNISLEMIARIGEALDSEIVSLGYAGPMHLRVVGGRRLSGAIDVKTSKNACVALLCASLLNKGRTVLRRVARIEEVYRLLEVLNSIGVRTRWINDGVDLELVPPAELEMDAIDAEAAVRTRSIIMFLGPLLHRMDRFMLPYAGGCDLGTRTIEPHMIALRRFGLDIAATEGQYHAVVDRTVRPDRPIVLTERGDTVTENALLAAARHDGVTVIRNASSNYMVQDLCFFLEALGVRVEGIGTTTLTVHGVPNIDIDVDYSPSEDPVEAMSLVAAAVVTESELTVRRVPIEFLEIELAVLEEMGLDHDRSREYFADNGRTRLVDLTVRPSKLEAPIDKIHPMPFPGLNIDNVPFFAAIAAVAQGQTLIHDWVYDNRAIYLTDLNRLGGRLQLLDPHRVLVEGPTRWRAAEMMCPPALRPAVVVLLAMMAAEGTSVLRNVYVINRGYEDLAERLNSIGAQIEIFRDI from the coding sequence ATGTCAGACGACTACCTCGTACGCATCGGCAAGCTCATCCGTGACGCCCGGCAGCACCGTGGCTGGACTCAGGCGCAGCTCGCGGACGCGCTCGGCACCAGCCAGAGCGCGGTCAACCGCATCGAGCGCGGCAACCAGAACATCAGCCTTGAGATGATCGCCCGGATCGGTGAAGCCCTGGACAGCGAGATCGTGTCGCTGGGCTACGCGGGTCCGATGCACCTGCGGGTCGTCGGCGGCCGCCGGCTGTCCGGCGCCATCGACGTCAAGACGAGCAAGAACGCGTGCGTGGCACTGCTGTGCGCGTCCCTGCTCAACAAGGGGCGTACGGTGCTGCGCCGGGTCGCGCGGATCGAGGAGGTGTACCGCCTGCTGGAGGTCCTGAACTCCATCGGCGTGCGCACCCGCTGGATCAACGACGGCGTGGACCTGGAGCTGGTCCCGCCGGCCGAGCTGGAGATGGACGCGATCGACGCGGAGGCGGCCGTCCGCACCCGCTCGATCATCATGTTCCTCGGCCCGCTGCTGCACCGTATGGACCGCTTCATGCTGCCGTACGCGGGCGGCTGCGACCTCGGTACCCGCACGATCGAGCCGCACATGATCGCGCTGCGCCGGTTCGGCCTGGACATCGCGGCGACCGAGGGCCAGTACCACGCCGTGGTGGACCGCACGGTCCGCCCGGACCGCCCGATCGTACTGACCGAGCGCGGCGACACCGTGACGGAGAACGCGCTGCTGGCGGCGGCCCGCCACGACGGCGTGACCGTCATCCGCAACGCGTCCTCGAACTACATGGTCCAGGACCTCTGCTTCTTCCTGGAGGCCCTGGGCGTACGGGTCGAGGGCATCGGCACCACCACGCTCACCGTGCACGGCGTGCCGAACATCGACATCGATGTCGACTACTCCCCCTCGGAGGACCCGGTCGAGGCGATGAGCCTGGTCGCGGCGGCCGTGGTGACGGAGTCGGAGCTGACGGTGCGCCGGGTGCCGATCGAGTTCCTGGAGATCGAGCTGGCGGTCCTGGAGGAGATGGGGCTCGACCACGACCGCAGCCGCGAGTACTTCGCGGACAACGGCCGCACCCGCCTGGTCGACCTCACGGTCCGCCCCTCCAAGCTGGAGGCGCCGATCGACAAGATCCACCCGATGCCGTTCCCCGGTCTCAACATCGACAACGTCCCCTTCTTCGCGGCCATCGCCGCCGTCGCCCAGGGCCAGACCCTCATCCACGACTGGGTCTACGACAACCGCGCCATCTACCTCACCGACCTCAACCGCCTCGGCGGCCGCCTCCAACTCCTCGACCCGCACCGCGTGTTGGTCGAAGGCCCCACCCGCTGGCGCGCCGCCGAGATGATGTGCCCCCCCGCCCTCCGCCCCGCCGTCGTCGTCCTGCTCGCCATGATGGCCGCCGAGGGCACGTCGGTCCTCCGCAACGTGTACGTCATCAACCGGGGGTACGAGGATCTGGCGGAGCGGTTGAATTCGATCGGGGCGCAGATCGAGATCTTCCGGGACATCTGA
- a CDS encoding DUF4236 domain-containing protein — protein sequence MGLTFRKSFRILPGVRLNINRHSWSITTGGGKHGPRHTHSSTGRRTTSMDLPGPFGWRKTTTKKR from the coding sequence ATGGGTCTGACGTTCCGCAAGAGCTTCCGCATCCTTCCCGGCGTGCGGCTGAACATCAACCGTCACTCCTGGTCCATCACGACCGGCGGTGGCAAGCACGGCCCCCGTCACACCCACAGCAGCACCGGACGCCGTACGACCTCGATGGACCTGCCCGGCCCGTTCGGCTGGCGCAAGACCACGACCAAGAAGCGCTGA
- a CDS encoding NADP-dependent oxidoreductase, which produces MRVITQQTLGGPEVLTIVDAPEPQPLPTEVLVRVKAIGLNPLEARLRAGEFPLIGRPPFVLGWDISGVVEEAPKTWQFKPGDEVFGMPLFPRAANAYAEFVAAPALHLARKPASLSHVEASALPVVGLTAWQGLVDIAGVKEGDRVLVHGGGGGVGHVAIQIAKALGAYVITTAGEGKRRFVEGFGADEVIDYTAVDFTGAVRDVDVVLDTIGGDTVERSLDVLRPGGHLVTAVAEEDSALIARYQAAGMRFSGIAVAPDPTALRGLVELVEQGRLRAHVHKTFPFDHVTDAHRLLDTGHLQGKLVLTV; this is translated from the coding sequence ATGCGAGTCATCACCCAGCAGACGCTCGGCGGCCCCGAGGTGCTCACCATCGTGGACGCGCCCGAGCCCCAGCCCCTTCCGACCGAGGTCCTCGTCCGCGTCAAGGCGATCGGATTGAACCCGCTGGAGGCGCGCCTGCGCGCCGGCGAGTTCCCGCTGATCGGCCGGCCGCCGTTCGTTCTGGGCTGGGACATCAGCGGCGTGGTCGAGGAAGCGCCGAAGACATGGCAGTTCAAGCCCGGCGACGAGGTGTTCGGAATGCCGCTGTTCCCCCGGGCGGCGAACGCGTACGCCGAGTTCGTGGCGGCGCCGGCGTTGCACCTGGCACGCAAGCCGGCGTCGCTCTCGCACGTCGAGGCGTCGGCGCTGCCGGTCGTCGGGCTCACGGCGTGGCAGGGCCTCGTCGACATCGCCGGCGTGAAGGAGGGCGACCGCGTCCTGGTCCACGGCGGTGGTGGCGGGGTCGGCCACGTCGCGATCCAGATCGCGAAGGCGCTCGGCGCGTACGTGATCACCACCGCCGGCGAAGGCAAGCGGAGGTTCGTCGAGGGGTTCGGCGCCGACGAGGTGATCGACTACACGGCGGTCGACTTCACCGGGGCGGTCCGCGACGTCGACGTCGTGCTCGACACGATCGGCGGCGACACCGTCGAGCGGTCGCTCGACGTACTCCGCCCCGGCGGTCACCTGGTGACGGCGGTCGCCGAGGAGGATTCGGCCCTCATCGCCAGGTACCAGGCGGCCGGCATGCGCTTCAGCGGCATCGCGGTCGCACCCGATCCGACCGCCCTGCGCGGTCTCGTAGAACTCGTCGAACAGGGCAGGCTCCGGGCCCACGTGCACAAGACGTTCCCCTTCGACCACGTCACCGACGCACACCGGCTGCTCGACACCGGCCACCTCCAGGGCAAGCTCGTCCTCACCGTCTGA
- a CDS encoding winged helix-turn-helix transcriptional regulator, with the protein MSGFDSGDCFLADCPARLAVELIADKWTVVVLYGLSRGPVRHGRLIELIGGVSRKVLTQTLRRLQAHGLVRRHAYAEVPPRVEYELTPLGATLIGPIHTLTEWARANGDAVLDALDAGPEGETGHPLSGHDHPAPMY; encoded by the coding sequence ATGAGCGGTTTCGACTCCGGGGATTGCTTTCTCGCCGACTGCCCGGCGCGTCTCGCGGTCGAGCTGATCGCCGACAAGTGGACGGTGGTCGTGCTCTACGGCCTCAGCAGGGGCCCGGTGCGCCATGGCCGGCTGATCGAGCTGATCGGCGGCGTCTCCCGCAAGGTGCTCACCCAGACGCTTCGACGGCTCCAGGCGCACGGACTCGTCCGCCGCCATGCCTACGCCGAGGTGCCGCCCCGCGTCGAGTACGAGCTCACCCCGCTCGGGGCGACACTGATCGGTCCGATCCACACGCTGACCGAGTGGGCGAGGGCGAACGGCGACGCGGTGCTCGACGCGCTGGACGCCGGCCCCGAGGGCGAGACAGGTCACCCCCTGTCCGGGCATGACCATCCAGCCCCCATGTACTAG
- the acnA gene encoding aconitate hydratase AcnA, producing MSANSFDARSTLQVGDESYEIFRLDKVEGSARLPYSLKVLLENLLRTEDGANITADHIRALGGWDSQAQPSQEIQFTPARVIMQDFTGVPCVVDLATMREAVAALGGDPAKINPLSPAEMVIDHSVIADKFGTNDAFKQNVDLEYGRNKERYQFLRWGQTAFDDFKVVPPGTGIVHQVNIEHLARVVMVRDGKAYPDTLVGTDSHTTMVNGLGVLGWGVGGIEAEAAMLGQPVSMLIPRVVGFKLTGELTPGTTATDLVLTITEMLRQHGVVGKFVEFYGEGVAATSLANRATIGNMSPEFGSTAAIFPIDDETLKYLRLTGRSDQQVALVEAYAKEQGLWLDPKAEPDFSEKLELDLSTVVPSIAGPKRPQDRIVLANAAEQFKSDVLNYVDVVDEAGKESFPASDSPAVAPNGTPSNPVTVTAPDGTTYELDHGAVTVAAITSCTNTSNPYVMVAAALVAKKAVEKGLTRKPWVKTTLAPGSKVVTDYFEKAGLTPYLDKVGFNLVGYGCTTCIGNSGPLPEEVSKAVNDHDLAVTSVLSGNRNFEGRINPDVKMNYLASPPLVVAYALAGSMKVDITKDALGIDQDGNPVFLKDIWPSEAEVNEVVANAIGEDMFAKSYEDVFAGDAQWQALSIPTGNTFEWDAESTYVRKPPYFEGMQTEPSPVSDITGARVLAKLGDSVTTDHISPAGAIKADTPAGKYLTEHGVERRDFNSYGSRRGNHEVMIRGTFANIRLRNQIAPGTEGGYTRDFTVEGAPVSFIYDASRNYIDQGIPLVVLAGKEYGSGSSRDWAAKGTALLGVKAVIAESYERIHRSNLIGMGVLPLQFPEGATAASLGLTGEETFSFTGVEELNNGTTPRTVKVTTDTGVEFDAVVRIDTPGEADYYRNGGIMQYVLRSLIRK from the coding sequence GTGTCGGCGAACAGCTTCGACGCCCGCAGCACGCTGCAGGTGGGCGACGAGTCGTACGAGATCTTCCGGCTGGACAAGGTCGAGGGCTCGGCCCGCCTGCCGTACAGCCTGAAGGTCCTGCTGGAGAACCTGCTCCGCACGGAGGACGGCGCGAACATCACCGCCGACCACATCCGTGCCCTCGGCGGCTGGGACTCGCAGGCCCAGCCCAGCCAGGAGATCCAGTTCACGCCGGCCCGCGTGATCATGCAGGACTTCACCGGCGTCCCCTGTGTCGTGGACCTCGCGACCATGCGTGAGGCCGTCGCGGCGCTCGGCGGCGACCCGGCGAAGATCAACCCGCTCTCCCCGGCCGAGATGGTCATCGACCACTCCGTCATCGCCGACAAGTTCGGCACCAACGACGCGTTCAAGCAGAACGTCGACCTGGAGTACGGCCGCAACAAGGAGCGCTACCAGTTCCTGCGCTGGGGTCAGACCGCGTTCGACGACTTCAAGGTCGTCCCGCCGGGCACCGGCATCGTCCACCAGGTAAACATCGAGCACCTGGCCCGCGTCGTCATGGTCCGTGACGGCAAGGCGTACCCCGACACCCTGGTCGGCACCGACTCGCACACCACCATGGTCAACGGCCTCGGTGTGCTGGGCTGGGGCGTCGGCGGCATCGAGGCCGAGGCCGCGATGCTCGGCCAGCCGGTCTCCATGCTGATCCCGCGCGTCGTCGGCTTCAAGCTCACCGGTGAGCTCACGCCCGGCACCACCGCCACCGACCTCGTGCTCACCATCACCGAGATGCTGCGTCAGCACGGTGTGGTCGGCAAGTTCGTCGAGTTCTACGGCGAGGGTGTGGCCGCCACCTCCCTGGCCAACCGCGCCACCATCGGCAACATGTCGCCGGAGTTCGGCTCCACCGCGGCGATCTTCCCGATCGACGACGAGACGCTGAAGTACCTGCGTCTGACCGGCCGCAGCGACCAGCAGGTCGCGCTGGTCGAGGCGTACGCCAAGGAGCAGGGCCTCTGGCTGGACCCGAAGGCCGAGCCCGACTTCTCCGAGAAGCTGGAGCTGGACCTCTCCACGGTCGTCCCCTCCATCGCCGGCCCGAAGCGCCCGCAGGACCGCATCGTCCTCGCGAACGCCGCCGAGCAGTTCAAGTCGGACGTCCTCAACTACGTCGACGTCGTGGACGAGGCGGGCAAGGAGTCCTTCCCGGCCTCCGACTCCCCGGCCGTCGCCCCCAACGGCACCCCGTCGAACCCGGTCACCGTGACCGCCCCCGACGGCACCACCTACGAGCTGGACCACGGTGCGGTGACGGTCGCGGCCATCACCTCCTGCACCAACACCTCCAACCCGTACGTCATGGTCGCCGCGGCGCTCGTCGCCAAGAAGGCCGTGGAGAAGGGCCTGACCCGCAAGCCGTGGGTCAAGACCACCCTCGCCCCGGGCTCCAAGGTCGTCACCGACTACTTCGAGAAGGCGGGCCTGACCCCCTACCTCGACAAGGTCGGCTTCAACCTCGTCGGCTACGGCTGCACCACCTGCATCGGCAACTCCGGCCCGCTGCCGGAGGAGGTCTCCAAGGCCGTCAACGACCACGACCTCGCGGTCACCTCGGTCCTCTCGGGCAACCGCAACTTCGAGGGCCGGATCAACCCCGACGTCAAGATGAACTACCTGGCCTCCCCGCCGCTGGTGGTCGCGTACGCCCTCGCCGGCTCCATGAAGGTGGACATCACCAAGGACGCCCTGGGCATCGACCAGGACGGCAACCCGGTCTTCCTCAAGGACATCTGGCCCTCCGAGGCCGAGGTCAACGAGGTCGTGGCGAACGCCATCGGCGAGGACATGTTCGCCAAGTCCTACGAGGACGTCTTCGCGGGCGACGCCCAGTGGCAGGCCCTGTCGATCCCGACCGGCAACACCTTCGAGTGGGACGCCGAGTCGACCTACGTCCGCAAGCCCCCTTACTTCGAGGGCATGCAGACGGAGCCGTCCCCGGTCAGCGACATCACCGGTGCCCGCGTGCTGGCCAAGCTGGGCGACTCGGTCACCACCGACCACATCTCGCCGGCCGGCGCCATCAAGGCCGACACCCCGGCGGGCAAGTACCTCACCGAGCACGGTGTGGAGCGTCGTGACTTCAACTCCTACGGCTCGCGCCGTGGCAACCACGAGGTCATGATCCGCGGCACCTTCGCCAACATCCGCCTGCGCAACCAGATCGCGCCGGGCACCGAGGGCGGCTACACCCGCGACTTCACCGTCGAGGGCGCGCCGGTCTCCTTCATCTACGACGCCTCGCGCAACTACATCGACCAGGGCATCCCGCTGGTCGTGCTGGCGGGCAAGGAGTACGGCTCCGGCTCGTCCCGCGACTGGGCCGCCAAGGGCACCGCGCTCCTCGGCGTCAAGGCCGTCATCGCCGAGTCCTACGAGCGCATCCACCGCTCGAACCTCATCGGCATGGGCGTCCTCCCGCTCCAGTTCCCGGAGGGCGCCACCGCGGCCTCCCTCGGCCTGACCGGCGAGGAGACCTTCTCCTTCACCGGCGTCGAGGAGCTGAACAACGGCACCACCCCGCGCACGGTCAAGGTCACCACCGACACCGGCGTGGAGTTCGACGCGGTCGTCCGCATCGACACTCCCGGCGAGGCGGACTACTACCGCAACGGCGGCATCATGCAGTACGTGCTGCGCAGCCTGATCCGCAAGTAG